A portion of the Anaerolineales bacterium genome contains these proteins:
- a CDS encoding class I SAM-dependent methyltransferase: MPAGPLALADICCGDGSFFAILDRLGYISPAMPVYAVDNDARRLNRVKARFPFITAPTAWAESVPAIPDHSIDFVISTMIMEHVTSETAYLDEIRRVMKPGGRAQITAVFKRPWAWYFRRRDGRTVLDRSHLREY; this comes from the coding sequence ATGCCGGCAGGCCCGCTGGCTCTCGCCGACATTTGCTGCGGAGATGGTTCATTCTTCGCCATCCTTGACCGTCTCGGATACATCTCTCCGGCCATGCCAGTCTATGCCGTCGATAACGACGCTCGGCGTTTGAATCGCGTGAAAGCCCGCTTCCCGTTCATCACCGCCCCCACCGCCTGGGCCGAGTCTGTCCCGGCCATACCCGATCACAGCATCGACTTCGTCATTTCCACAATGATAATGGAACACGTGACGAGTGAAACTGCTTACTTGGACGAAATTCGCCGCGTGATGAAACCGGGAGGTCGAGCACAAATCACGGCCGTCTTCAAGCGCCCGTGGGCCTGGTACTTCCGCAGACGAGACGGCAGGACCGTCCTCGACCGCTCCCACCTGAGAGAATACTGA